A window of Candidatus Nitrospira allomarina genomic DNA:
TCATTTCTTGAAACATTTCAAGATCATAGCTAATTCGCCACAACATAAAGTCGCAATCACCTCTTATGCCTGTTGTGGTGTAGGGCACGACAATAACTTTGCCGGAATATTCTTCCGCAGCGCGGATGAATTCTTGCTTGCCGAGGTCTCGCTCTTCTTTGGGAAGACGTCTCCACAAAGGGTCGACTTTATAAAAAGCAAAATTGACAAATTGTTGTTTGGCAGCCTCTTCGGCACCAGCCATAATCATACCTCCCCTGGAAAGAAAACCCGTGTTTTTTTAATCACTTAAAAAAATAGGTCTTAACATCGCTACTGCAATATTGTCAATGAGCCGGTGGCATGATGGCTGTTAAGATCCATTTGGAAAAGGAGGAGTCAGAAATAGGACTTTAATCTTGAGGAGGGGAGCACCATTTTAGGTCATAGCCAATGAATCAAATCTTGTTTTTTCGACATTTTTCCTTATGTGTGGGGTCTTTGCTGGGGTTGGTAAAAGATGCTGGTTTTTGGTTTCTTTTGGCAGCGGGGCTGGTCATCTTAGTTTCCTCTCCGGTGTGGGGTATTGTTCCACATCCCTCGGAATTTCAAATTCTTGAAGCCATCAAAAATGGTCAGGAGGGAGCCCGAAGCCGAACTCCACCCGATAGGCTCTATTGGCATTTCGGGATATCTTCTGAAGAAGTTCCTCAGGCTCATGGATTTCTTATGACGAAATTAAATGGAATTGCGGTGATGTCCAGTCATTTTGCTCTTCGAGGAGAACGTCTCGCATCCCAGGATATTCAGCGAATTCTGGATGAAAAATCCCTTCAAGTCGTGGTGATAATTTTTGGGGATTCACCAACCTTTGCCCAAGATAGCTATCTGTTGCTTAAACAGGGAGATCGGTTAATCAAGCCTGATCGCATTCGGTTTGATGCCAGAGCGACGCTGCTCAGCCCAAACCAAGGCCCCCCCATGTATCGTGCAAAGATTGTGGCGTCCTTTAACTATGACGTTTTTGATGTCTTGGCTCAAACCACCGTCAAAGTTTTCCCAGGAACCGGAGGCGAAGTGACCTTTGATCTAGATTTTGCGTCCATTCCCTAAAGGTCATGGGGATAATGGAACGACTGTGTTTGATGCAATCGGGCTGAATCACTTGAACATGAAGTTCCTTCTTGCTGACATCATTGCTGTGGGTTCAGAATTGCTTCTGGGCGGACGCCTCGATAGTAATTCGGTATTCGTCGCACATCTTCTCGCTGAGTGTGGCATTGAGGTTCGGAAAAAAATCTCTGTTGGTGATCAAAAATGTGATATTCAAGAAGCTCTTCGTGGCTCGATGAAGCGCGCTCATGTGATCGTCTTGACGGGTGGCCTCGGTTCAACACTGGATGATTGTACCCGTGAGGCTGTTGCCGCGACGCTTCAATGTCCACTGATCAAACGAAAAAAAGCCTATGACAATCTCAAGGCTTACTATCGACGCTTTGGAAGACCGGTCACACCGCTATTGGCCATGCAGGCTTTTCTTCCTTCCCGAGCCACGATGTTGGTGAATACCGTGGGCACGGCTCCCGGTTTTTTGATGCGTAGCGGGCGATCAGTCATTATTGCATTACCAGGTGTTCCTCGTGAGGCCAAAGTTATGATGGTTTCTCAGGTTCAGCCGATACTCCGAAAGTTATTCAACAGCAACAGGCACTATTGGCACCATACATTTCAGACTTTTGGATTGCCCGAATCCGATGTTCAAACGCGATTGAATCCTTTTTTAAAGGACAATCGAAATTTTCAGATTGGAATCTTAGCTTCGCCCAGGGGAGTGACGGTGAGGGTGAGTTGTTGGGTGTTCGACGGCCCACCCGTTACTGTGAAGGAAATATCCCCGGGCCTCCTGGAAAGGAATCACATGATTCACCAGATCCGTGATTGTTTAGGCCCCTGGCTCTTTGCCGAAGGTGAACGTACCATGGAGGAAATTGTCGGGGAAGTCTTACAAGCCCGTTCCTGGACCATGGCAGTCGCCGAATCCTGTACCGGAGGATTAGTGGCCCATCGTTTGACTGGCGTGCCCGGCAGTTCGCGTTATGTGAACCGGGGAGTCGTATCTTATAGTAATGAAGCGAAACGAGAACTCGTGGGAGTTCCCTCCTCGACGCTTCGTCGATATGGGGCCGTGAGCTCACAGGTAGCCATAGCCATGGCCAAAGGAATTCGTATGCGAAGTCGAGTTGATGTGGGAGTTGGAGTCACGGGAATTGCGGGTCCTGGGGGAGGGACTCTGAACAAGCCAGTGGGGCTGGTGTATGGAGCGATTGATGGTCCGCATGGGCCTCAGAGTCAATGCTGGAGATTTCATGGGGATCGAGCGGAAATTACATTGAAGACCTCTCAGGCTGTTCTGGATTTGATCCGACGATACGCCAATGAAGCGGTATTTTAATCAGAAGAGTCTGCGAGTCTTTCTTGCTGTTGAAATTTCCTTGGATTTGCGCCGGAAGGTGGTTGAACTTCAACGTCGGCTGCGAGAAAGCTTGCCAGTGGTCAATTGGGTTCGCCCTGAGTCGATACACCTCACACTGAAATTTCTTGGTTATGTGGACGCTTCCATGGTGGAACCGGTTTTGACTGCCATTGAGCCTATCCGAACAAGTCAGCCTCCTCTCACCTTAGAGGTTCAGGGGCTGGGGGTCTTTCCGCATCTTCGACGTCCACGGATACTGTGGATCGGATGTACGGGAGATATTCCTGGCTTGGTCAATCTTGTTTCACGAATCGAAGGTGCGGTGGAACCGTTAGGCTTTCCTCCTGAGGAGAAGCCCTATTTCCCTCATTTGACTTTGGCCAGGATCAAACATGACCAATCTCAGGTTGGTGGCGTACTGACTCATTCCGGCTTACTGGAGCAACCTCAGAACCTTGGGATACTCCATGTTGACCGTATCACACTTTTTCGCAGTGAGGTGACCCAATCCGGTGCGGAATATACGGCTTTGAGGACGGTGCCATTCAATGAGCCTGGATCACATTTTTCAATCTAAGTTAGGCATTTACCTGTTAAAGAGTGTGGGGTAAGATAGCCGCCACTTTGCATGCTCAGAAATATTGAACAAAAGGATACCCAATGGCAGAACGCGTAGCTCCTCAAAAAGAGACCCAAAAAGACGGAAAAAAACGAGCGCTGGATTTGGCTCTGACCCAAATTGAAAAGCAATTTGGCAAAGGGGCCATTATGAAGCTAGGGACAGAAGACGTTCCTCGTGATATTCCGGCCATTTCGACGGGGTCTCTCGGGCTTGATATGGCCTTGGGCATCGGAGGGTTGCCTCGAGGTCGAATCATTGAGGTCTTCGGACCGGAGTCGTCTGGAAAAACCACGTTGTGCCTGCATGCCATTGCCGAAGCGCAGAAAGCCGGCGGGGCGGCAGCCTTTATCGATGCCGAGCATGCGTTGGATATCACCTATGCTAAAAAGCTAGGGGTCCACACCGATGATCTGCTGGTGGCCCAGCCGGATACTGGCGAACAGGCTCTGGAGATTGCCGAAACGCTGGTTCGAAGCGGGGCGTTGGATATCATTGTCGTTGATTCCGTTGCAGCTTTGGTCCCTCGTGCCGAAATCGAAGGGGAAATGGGAGATTCCCATATGGGGCTTCAGGCGAGATTAATGTCCCAGGCCTTGCGAAAACTAACCGGGGCTATTTCCAAGTCTCAAGCTTCGGTGGTATTTATCAATCAGATTCGCATGAAAATTGGGGTGATGTTTGGTAATCCCGAGACCACAACCGGCGGCAACGCTTTGAAATTTTATTCTTCAGTGCGGTTGGATATTCGCCGGATTGAATCGATTAAAGAGGGGCAGGAAGTGATGGGGAGTCGGGTGCGGGTGAAAGTGGTCAAAAATAAAATGGCGCCACCCTTTAAACAAGCCGAATTTGACGTCATGTTCGCCGAAGGTATTTCCAAAGTCGGGGAATTAGTGGACTTAGGCGTTGAGCGTCGAATCGTAGATAAAGCTGGAGCGTGGTATTCTTATAAGGAGGAACGGCTCGGTCAGGGCCGGGAGGCGGTCAAAACCTTTCTGAAAAGTAATCCGGATATTGCCCAGGACATCGACACGCAATTACGAAACAGCTATGGCCTTTCCGGGGAGCCTCAAAAACAAGAGGAATCATCCACGCCTGTCAGTCCCAACGCAAAAAAATCAGCTGGGGATCGTGACTGATCTGGCCTGGAGGCAAAATCATCTTGAGCAAAAATCATTGATATGATTGCAACATCACTTGAGCTTCGGCAGGCGTTTGTAAGCTACTTTTCAAGCCGTGGGCATTCGGTGGTGCCCAGCGGGCCACTCATTCCGCAAGCAGATCCTACTCTCCTGTTTACCAACGCGGGTATGAATCAATTTAAAAGTGTGTTCCTGGGTGAGGAATCCCGGCCCTATGACCGGGCCGTCTCCATTCAAAAATGTCTGCGGGCGGGGGGAAAACATAATGATTTGGAGAACGTGGGTTTTACCCGACGCCATCACACGTTTTTTGAAATGCTGGGCAATTTTTCATTTGGAGATTATTTTAAAGAGGAAGCAATTGCGTTTGGGTGGGAATTTCTCACTCAAATGGCCGGCCTGCCGCCTGATCGATTGTGGGTGACGGTGTTTCGTGAAGATCAGGAAGCCTATGATTTATGGCATACACGAATGGGTATTCCAGAGAGTCGCCTTGTTCGTCTGGGTGAAAAGGACAATTTTTGGCAAATGGGAGAGACGGGTCCCTGTGGTCCTTGCAGCGAAATTCTCATTGATCAGGGTGAGGCATTCGGATGTGGGCGGTCGACCTGTGCCGTTGGGTGTGACTGTGATCGATATCTCGAGATTTGGAATTTGGTGTTTATGCAGTTTGATCGGGATTCTGTTGGCACACTCAATCCTCTACCCAGACCAAGTATTGACACCGGAATGGGGTTAGAGCGGTTGGCAGCGGTAACCCAGGGAGTCGCGTCAAATTATGATAGCGATGTGTTCAGCCCTATTTTGGAACGGATAGGGAAAAATACCGGAAAGGTGTATGGTACTTCCCCAACGGCTGACCGGTCGATGCGGGTGATTGCGGACCATCTGCGGGCGATGACCTTTTTAATCACTGAAGGGGTGTTGCCATCGAATGAGGGGCGTGGCTATGTCCTGCGACGGATCATGCGTCGAGCCTCACGGCATGGCCGGTTATTGGGGGTGGAGCGAGAATTTTTATATGACCTGGTATTCTCCGTAATTGATCTAATGGATTCGGTCTATCCGGATCTTCGTTCGATGAAAGATACGGTTTCTGAGATTGTGCAGGGGGAGGAAACACGGTTTATTGGAACCTTAGAACAGGCCTTGCCTCTCCTTAATCAAATCCTGGAGGAAGCCAAGCAACAGGGGAGCCAAATCTTAGGAGGGGAAGCGGTTTTTAAGTTATATGATACCTACGGTTTCCCCCTGGATTTGGTGGAAGATGCTGCACGAGAAGAAGGGTTGGCCGTCGATCATGTTGGGTATGAGCAAGCGCTAGAGGCGCAACGTGATCGAGCCAGAAAAACTGCCAGGTTTAGCCAGGCAGATTCTCGAAGCGACCTGGTGAATGCTCTCGGGCAATTCCCTTTGACTAAATTTGTGGGGTATGCCAGTCAGGAAGATAGAGGGAAACTACTTGCCTTGGTGAAGGACGAGCATGTCATCAAGGAAGCCAAGCAAGGGGAGATGGTAGAGTGTGTCCTGGACACCACGCCTTTTTATCCTGAAGGTGGTGGACAGGTCGGGGATCAGGGAACGTTGGTGGGCCCATCGGCAAGAATTGTCGTCCATGATACGACAAAGCTGGCAAAGGGGTGGTTTCTCCACAAGGGCCAGGTCATCGAAGGATCTGTTCATGTTGGCGATGTTCTCACCGCCACGGTACAGGGTCATTTAAGGCAGAGCGCGGCACGAAATCATACGGCGACCCATCTTCTTCATGCCGCATTGCGGGAAATTTTAGGTCCTCATGTGAAGCAACATGGATCTTTGGTGGCCCCAAATCGATTGCGATTTGATTTTTCACATTTCAAAGGATTGACCCCCAAAAATATTGAAGAAATCGAAGGACTGGTGAACGAACAAATCCGTCAGAACCTGACTGTTAAGGTTGAAGAAATGGAAATTCAGGATGCTCTAAGTCGAGGTGCTCTGGCTTTTTTTGGTGATAAGTATGGTGAGCAGGTTCGGGTTGTAGAAATGGGTTCGTTTAGTCAGGAATTGTGCGGGGGAACACATTGTGCTCGAACAGGAGATGTCGGTCTGTTTCGTATTGTGTCCGAAGGAGGTATTGCGGCAGGTGTCCGGCGTATTGAGGCGCTCACGGGCGAGGGAGCTGTGGCCCAAACTCAGCATCAGGAGGCCGAATGGAGAGAATTGGCCGCCGTGCTGAAAGCCGGTCCCAATGAAGTCGTTGAAAAAGTCAGGAAACTTGTTGGAACCCTCCGTGATACCGAACGCGAATTAGAGCGTGCGAAACAAAAATTGCTTGATCAGCAAGGTGCTGCTCAGGAAGCGTCGATTCGGGACATAGACGGGATGCCGATCCTTATCCAGCGAATCGATGGTTTGACTATCCAAGAATTGCGAACCTTCTCTGATAAGCTTCGCCACAAAGTGCCTTCGGGTATTTTGGTTTTGGGGTCGGTCAAAGAAGGAAAAGTTTCGTTATTGGTTATTGTGGCCAAAGAACAGGCTCACAAAATCCCTGCAGGAAAAGTCGCTCAACATGTGGCTCAACTTGTTGGGGGGTCTGGAGGCGGCCGACCAGATATGGCTCAGGCGGGTGGTAATCAACCAGAACGGTTAGATGAGGCCTTGCGGAGCGTTTATGACTATGTTGCCTCACACAGAGGTACCTTGAAGGAGGAATAAACTCCCTCAGCATGATGATGTAGCTGCATTGTCCCCCCACATGGACCGACGGGGAGCAGGAAAGGGGACGTCGTGACATGATCCTTGTTCGCCGGACAGTAGTAAGTCTTTTAACGGTGGTAGTTCTGGTCATGGGTGGTTTTATGTGGATGAATCAACCCATGGGTGGATCAACCCAACCGGTTCTTGTCGAGATCCCACCCGGTACTCCATTTACGCAGGTTTCCCACATTCTCGATCACCATAACCTTATTGGATCAGAATGGTTTTTTACGCTTTTGGGGCGTGTGCAGCGGGTCGATCGAAATATCATTCCAGGCGAATATGAACTGAATGCGGGAATGCAACCCACCGAATTACTGCACAAACTTGTGAAAGGTGAAGTTTATCAATATGCCATTACCATTCCCGAAGGCTATACCGTTGCACAAATTGCGGACATCCTGGATCATAAACGTCTTGCCGTCAAGCAGGATATTTTTCGATTAAGCCATGACCCGATATTTATTCAGAGCCTGAATATCCAGGCCCCTACATTAGAGGGTTACCTTTTTCCTGATACTTACCATTTTTCTCGCTTTACTCCGCCGGAATCCATTATTCGAACATTTGTTCATCGGTTTCATGATGTGATGATTCCAGAATTCAAAGACCGGGCAATGGCCATGGGCATGACTCTTCAGGAGGTGTTGACCCTAGCCTCCGTGGTGGAAAAGGAAACGGGGCTGGCAGCCGAACGACCCTTGGTTGCCGGAGTATTTCATAATCGTCTCCGGCTGGGCATTCCCTTGCAGAGCGACCCCACCGTCATCTACGCCCTCGAATCGTTTGATGGAAATATTCGAAAAGCCGATCTGTCGGTAGATAGTCCCTACAACACCTACAAGGTACGCGGGCTTCCCCCTGGACCCATTGCTAATCCGGGTTTGGCTGCAATTCATGCTGCGCTCTATCCTACGACAACCGATTTTGTCTATTTTGTGGCACGGAACGATGGGAGTCATCAATTTTCTGTGACATTAGCGGATCATAATAAGGCGGTAGACTTTTACCAACGACGATCGATGAGTAAACGTGCTTCGTAAGTGATTGATTGTGTAATATCCGTTATGGGTGTTTATGAAGCAATAAGCCGACTGGGATTAAAGCTGCCTGCGGCACCTTGTCCAGTCGGGTCATATGTTCCGGCTCGTCAGGCAGGAGACTTAATCTTTGTGAGTGGGGTGCTGCCTTTTCGTGACGGGCAAATTGTGTACCCTGGAAAACTCGGGCGAGAGCTGACGGTAGAAGAAGGATCTGCTGCTGCCCAGTTAGCCATGCTAAATGGGTTAGCCATCCTTCAAGAGATGATGGGAGATCTTGCCTGTCTCAAACAGGTGGTGCGTTTGACGGGGCATGTAGCGTCCGTGGAAGGTTTTGTGGATCAGCCTGCGGTGATTAACGGGGCTTCTGATTTGTTGGTTAAGCTGTTTGGAGATACCGGCCGTCATGCCAGATTAGCTCTTGGGGCATTCGAATTACCTCTTCATGCTCCAATTGAGCTTGAATTGATCGTTCAAGTGTCACACCCTTAAGCTGGTTCGTATTTCTTAATCATCCCTTCAGCGTGTGCCATCCCGACTCCTGCTTTGGTAAGGATTGACTCCCCTTGGTCCTGTAGCCGCATCATTTGAGATTTCAGGGGTCGCTATGGTTGGATATCCGAATTGGTTCAGCGATATTTTTTTGGCTTGTTCAAATCGGAAGACCGCCATTAGGAGCGTCAGGAGATCTTTACATAATGTGGTGTGGGACTTTTTTACTCCCATTTGGTCCTAAAATGGCATTTGGTAAACGAAGAGTTTAGCTGAAAATCTATGATATAAAATGGCTGTGAATGTTCATCATTCTGTTGGTGCAGTTCTCTAAATTGACGCATGAAAAGATCGCTTGATATAGTCATTGTGGACACCCGCTCTGACTTGGTTCCATCCCCTGTGTTGGTAGCCACGAAGTTGGGTTGGCTCCTCTTCTCAGTTTAATTTAATGAAGAAGTCCATTGTTCATACCTAATTCATTTTTTGAATCAATAAGCAAGGTTTGTTACCTATGAAACGAGTTCGAAGTCTCATGAGCGTTGCCTTAGGTTTTTTTCTTTTTTCATCAGTGGCCTATGCTGAAATGTTCCCTTCCGATGGACCGCCGGGCACGACAGTGACCATTAGTGGGGAAGGTTTTGGTGAATTTCAAAATACCCAGGCTAATCGAGTGGAATTTCAGGGGGTCTCGGCCCTCATTCAATCCTGGGAACCTGATTTCATTCTGGTTAAGGTGCCTTTGCACGCTCGTTCCGGCCCGGTAATGGTTATCAACGGATCGGCCAAAAGAGAAGCCGGAATTTTTTCTGTTACTAATGTACGTATTGCCAGCTTGAATCCTTCGAAAGCCGAAGCGGGTTCCTTGCTCACGATTGTTGGTGAACATTTCGGCAATACGGCTGGGTCTCGTGATCCCAATACCATGTTCGGGGTCAATCAAGTGATAATCAATGGGATTCGGGCAGAGGTGCGGCGGTGGCGGCCTACCAAAATTGAAGTTCTCATTCCGGCTAATGCCAAGTCCGGTGATGTGGAAGTGCGCTTAGCGTCAAGCGACCCACTACCGGATGGATCATGTTGTGCTCCTGTTGAGTATGCGGTTAGTAATGCCGTCCCTTTGACCATAATTCCTTCTATTGCCTTTGATCCTACTGAGGGCCCAATCGGAAGTAAGGTCATACTGTCGGGTCAGGGGTTTGGAGAAAGCCGACCTGAAGATGGACGAATATATTTTGGCGGAAAGCCTGCGATCATTGCGCAGTGGTCCGATCGAACCATCGTGGCCCATGTGCCCTTAAATGCCCAATCAGGTTCTCTGATGCTCCATCGAGAAGGAAAGGAGCGGGAGATTGGAACATTTACCATATTGACCAGTCAGATATCAGGAATGATTCCCCCTCAAGGACCAATTGGAACACTCGTGACGATTAAGGGGAAAAATTTTGGTGTGTATTCAGAAGCCGGCGGCACTGCATATGCCTTTGATTTTCTTTCCGGGGGCAACGGGGTGGAGATTGGGGGAGTGCCGGCTGTCATTCACCGTTGGCTTGATGAACAAATTGATGTATGGGTGCCATTCAGCGCCAAAAGCGGGCCGGTAATCGTGAAACGTGGAGGAGCTACTCCTAAAATTGATGGCACCTGTTGTGAGCGACAAGAGATTGTGACATTAAAGGCAGGAGACTTTACTGTTGTTCAGCCGGAAATTCACTCCTATTCTCCTAAAGAAGCCGGCTTGGACGAAGTCGTGACTATTACTGGTAAGGGATTTGGTGAATTTTTGAAAATTTCCGAAGCCACTCGTTTATCTCTCAATCAGGATGCCCATGACTGGCATAATTATAGATTAGGGCAGGATGTGTCTCGCAGTGAGGTGTTGGTGAACGGCATTGCAACCCATGTCGAATCATGGACCGATACGGAGATTAGGATCCGTGTCCCTCGCCGTCCGGCCTTTGGTTTTGGAAACCCCGAAGGTTTTGAGCCTGACCTCACTAAAGGGGAACTGATTTTGAAGCGAGGGTCATGGGATATGCTCGATACCGGCGAATGCTGTACGCCCAAAAAGTATATTACTATCGTGGGGGGGCCATTTACGATTTTACAGAGAGGCCTTCCTGACAAAGATTATTGGAATGAAAAAGGGCGAGCCCAGTAATGAATTCTGGCATGATTGGGAAACTTGATCTAATGAAAAATCTCCCTGACTGGAATCGAATGGTGAAAGGTCTGTGTGTGTTGGGAGTTCTTGCTGGTATAGCCTTAGTTGTGAACCCTCAGCCAACCTTTCCTCAAACCACTCCGTCTGCCCTCACACTCCAGACCAGTCCTACCAAGGTGACTTTTCTTGGTGTGCATTTTCTGGATGCCAGGAAGGGATGGATCGTTGGAGCAGGAGGAACGATTCTTCACACCGACGATGGTGGAGCTACCTGGAATTCGAGCCCTCGACGCACCAATGCGTTATTAACTGCGGTGACTTTTGCTGATGCAACGCACGGATGGATTCTTGGACAAAACGGAACGATATTACATACTGTAGATGGTGGAAAACAGTGGATCCCGCAGGAGAGTGGGACAAATGGAACGCTCTACGCGGCTGATTTTCTTACACCTGAACATGGATGGGTGGTCGGTTCCCGTGGCGTCATTTTACACACTGAAGACGGGGGAGAGAGCTGGGCTGATCAGGTGAGTGGGACGACAGCAGATCTCTTTGGTGTTCATTTTCTTAATGAAAAACATGGTTGGGCTGTTGGTGCCCTTGGTGTCATCTTGGCGACTACTGACGGGGGAAAGAGTTGGGGGCTCCAGACCACCAATAATCCCGCCACATTTTTTGATATTGTGTTTACGGATAATGTGGCTGGATGGGTTGTTGGGACGCAGGGAACTATGTTCCAAACGCTGAATGGAGGCGAAGTATGGGTTGATCACACTCGACCCTGTGGAAGTCCATGCATTAAACCAGCCGATTTGGTGAATATTAGTTTTATAAACCCCCTGGTTGGTCGAATTGTTGGTGAGCGGGGGACCATTTTAGAGACTCACAACGCCGGCTTTACATGGCAGGAAATCGAACCCCTAAACTCTGAAACCCTGTACGCTCAATCATTCCTTGAACTTTCCAATGGGTTTGCTGTGGGAGACCATGGGACGATCATTCGTTTGAATTCTTCGCCATCTCATCCCTAGTGCTGGGCGCTTCGGTTTAATTCTCACAGATAGTTAAGTCTGGCTTGTAGAATGACTAATGAAGCCAGGCTGGCTGTTTCTGCTCGTAAAATTCCCTGTCCCAACGTGGCAAAAACAACATTCAGGTTCTTGGCTATTTGTCGTTCCTCTTTCGTCCAACCTCCTTCTGGACCGATGAGCACCGTCATGCCATTTGGATCATCAGATGGTAAGGCTATGGTCGATAGTGAAGCCGTCTCCTGCCGCTCGGCCAACATAATTTGTAACCCTTTATTTTTCTGCCGTAGAAAATCCTGGAAGGTCTGTATGGGAAGTATCTTTGGGATGCTCCATCGCTCACTTTGCTGTGCGGCTTCCAATGCAATGCGATCCCAACGTTCCTGATAATTCTTTGCATGTGATGGATACACTCGTGGAATAACTCTTTCGGTAATCAGTGGTACAAGTGCGTGGACCCCAAGTTCGGTGGCTTTTTGGATGACCCAGGCCATTTTTTCCCCTTTTAAAACGGCTTGTGCCAAGATAATTGGGGTAGTGGAGGAGAGCGGGGATTTTTGGATACTTAGAACCGTCGAGTAGAGAGCCTGCTTGGTTATTTGAAGAATTGTGGTATGGTATCGACAATTTTGCTCATCATTTAGAATCAGCTGGTCTCCCGGTCTCATTCGTAAACTTTTTGAAAGATGACTGAATAAGGGGTCGGAGATCGTGATTCTTTCATCATCAACCTGGGTTGAATGAATGAAAAAGACGGGCATCTGTTTCCGTGAGGGGGGGAGAGGCAGTAAAAGCGGCAGGTTAATCAAACATGTTTTTAACTTTATCGAACAGGCCTTCTCCTTGCGTGTCCGTAGAGATTCCGCACTCCTCCGCATAAGCGGAAAGAAGTTCGTGTTGTTTTGGGGTTAGTTTTGTAGGAATTTGAATTTTAGTCCGAATCAGTTGATCGCCACGAGTTTGGGACTTAAGCCCGGGAGCACCCAACCCTTTGAGCCGGAGAATTTGATCGTGTTGGGTCCCTGCGGGGATTTTTACCATGGTGGTTCCACTTAATGTAGGCACTTCGACTTTTCCCCCAAGTGTCGCTGTTACAAAATCCAAGCGAAGGTCATAGAGTATCTCTTGGCCCTTCCGTTGAAAGTGTGGATGAGGCCGTACATTGAGCGCCACATACAAATCTCCAGGAGGTCCGCCATTCATGCCATGTTCGCCTTCATGGGAAAGTCGAAGTCTCATGCCGGATTCGACTCCAGCTGGAATGGTAACTGCTAAAAGCCGTTCCTTGTGAACGCGTCTTTGTCCTCTGCATGTCTTGCATGGGTCAGCAATGACTTGACCTGACCCTTGGCATTGCCCACAGGTTCGATTAATGGTGAAAAAACCCTGTTGCAACCGTATTTGTCCAGCCCCTCGGCATGCGGAACAGGGTTTGACGCCTTGATCGGATTTCGCGCCAGTTCCATGGCAGGTTTCACAGACCTCCCAACGAGGAATTTTGAGTTTGGCTTCCTTGCCGTTAATGGCCTCTTCAAAGGAAATTTCTAAGTTATATTGAAGATCATTGCCCTGTTCGGCTCGATTATGCCC
This region includes:
- a CDS encoding IPT/TIG domain-containing protein, with protein sequence MKRVRSLMSVALGFFLFSSVAYAEMFPSDGPPGTTVTISGEGFGEFQNTQANRVEFQGVSALIQSWEPDFILVKVPLHARSGPVMVINGSAKREAGIFSVTNVRIASLNPSKAEAGSLLTIVGEHFGNTAGSRDPNTMFGVNQVIINGIRAEVRRWRPTKIEVLIPANAKSGDVEVRLASSDPLPDGSCCAPVEYAVSNAVPLTIIPSIAFDPTEGPIGSKVILSGQGFGESRPEDGRIYFGGKPAIIAQWSDRTIVAHVPLNAQSGSLMLHREGKEREIGTFTILTSQISGMIPPQGPIGTLVTIKGKNFGVYSEAGGTAYAFDFLSGGNGVEIGGVPAVIHRWLDEQIDVWVPFSAKSGPVIVKRGGATPKIDGTCCERQEIVTLKAGDFTVVQPEIHSYSPKEAGLDEVVTITGKGFGEFLKISEATRLSLNQDAHDWHNYRLGQDVSRSEVLVNGIATHVESWTDTEIRIRVPRRPAFGFGNPEGFEPDLTKGELILKRGSWDMLDTGECCTPKKYITIVGGPFTILQRGLPDKDYWNEKGRAQ
- a CDS encoding YCF48-related protein, with amino-acid sequence MIGKLDLMKNLPDWNRMVKGLCVLGVLAGIALVVNPQPTFPQTTPSALTLQTSPTKVTFLGVHFLDARKGWIVGAGGTILHTDDGGATWNSSPRRTNALLTAVTFADATHGWILGQNGTILHTVDGGKQWIPQESGTNGTLYAADFLTPEHGWVVGSRGVILHTEDGGESWADQVSGTTADLFGVHFLNEKHGWAVGALGVILATTDGGKSWGLQTTNNPATFFDIVFTDNVAGWVVGTQGTMFQTLNGGEVWVDHTRPCGSPCIKPADLVNISFINPLVGRIVGERGTILETHNAGFTWQEIEPLNSETLYAQSFLELSNGFAVGDHGTIIRLNSSPSHP
- a CDS encoding 16S rRNA (uracil(1498)-N(3))-methyltransferase; the protein is MRRSAESLRTRKEKACSIKLKTCLINLPLLLPLPPSRKQMPVFFIHSTQVDDERITISDPLFSHLSKSLRMRPGDQLILNDEQNCRYHTTILQITKQALYSTVLSIQKSPLSSTTPIILAQAVLKGEKMAWVIQKATELGVHALVPLITERVIPRVYPSHAKNYQERWDRIALEAAQQSERWSIPKILPIQTFQDFLRQKNKGLQIMLAERQETASLSTIALPSDDPNGMTVLIGPEGGWTKEERQIAKNLNVVFATLGQGILRAETASLASLVILQARLNYL
- the dnaJ gene encoding molecular chaperone DnaJ; the encoded protein is MAQTQKRDYYEILGVDRNASEEDIKKGFRKLARQHHPDLHADPVQKKAAEEKFKEAGEAYEVLSDPDRRRKYDMFGHAAAGQGGGADGFGFGGGGFGDMFGDIFEDFFGGGRGHNRAEQGNDLQYNLEISFEEAINGKEAKLKIPRWEVCETCHGTGAKSDQGVKPCSACRGAGQIRLQQGFFTINRTCGQCQGSGQVIADPCKTCRGQRRVHKERLLAVTIPAGVESGMRLRLSHEGEHGMNGGPPGDLYVALNVRPHPHFQRKGQEILYDLRLDFVTATLGGKVEVPTLSGTTMVKIPAGTQHDQILRLKGLGAPGLKSQTRGDQLIRTKIQIPTKLTPKQHELLSAYAEECGISTDTQGEGLFDKVKNMFD